TCTAGGATTATTTCTAAATTATTATCCTGAGATGTTAGCTGCAAAGCCAATGATTCGCCAAGTAGTGCAGGCGCTATCATTAAAATTTGTTTTGCTCTTTCTTCGATCAAGTTGAATTCTAGAACCTATCCTATTTAAGATAACTTGATTTAAAAATACTTCCAGCCCTGTTCCATAAATCTAAAAGACAAATTATATTTTTAAATGTTAGACATGAAATTTATCTTTCTCATTGAATGAATCTTGAATAAGAAGATTTTTAAGAGTTAATATCGCTTCTTTTAAATCTATTGAGCCGTCATATAAGGCTCTCCCTACGATTATTCCTTTAATACCCTCATTCTCGAAATCAGCCAGGGAAATTAAATCAGCGATTGAACCTATCCCTCCTGATGCGATTACTGGATTAATACTTATCTCAGCTATCTCTCTCAAGGCTTGAACATTTGGTCCTTTTAGAGTGCCATCAGTAGCAATGTCAGTTGAAATGATTGCGGCTAATTCAAGATCGTTAAGTTGTTTTGCTAATTCAACAGAAGATATTTTGCTTTGTTTTAACCAACCTCGAGTGGCTACCATTCCCTCTTTAGCATCAATCCCAACTGCAATTCTTTTTGGGTATTCTCTAGATAGATCTTTAACTAACTCTGGGTTCTCTATAGCAATTGTCCCTAAAATAATTCTATCTATTCCTATGCCGAATAATTCTTTTGCACGATCTATGCTCCTAATTCCACCCCCAAGTTGAATAGGTATTGTTATGGATTTTTTTATTTCTTTTATTGTCAGATCATTTATGGGTTCACCAGTCTTAGCACCATCAAGATCTACAAGATGTATTCGTTTGGCTCCTTGGCTTTCCCAAGTCTGAGCTTGTTTTATTGGATCACTATTGAACTTAGTGACTTCATTGTAATTGCCTTGATTTAGTCGAACACATTTACCATTCAGTAGATCTATTGCAGGTATGATTTCCATCAAGAAAATAATTATTACTATTCATCTAACATCATTTAAGTAGCTCTGGGAGATTATCTATAGGCTTTAATATAATTTTTTTAATAAAGGATCTTGAAAGTTCTTTTTTACGGCGGAACAAGGTTTGTAGGAAAAGCCCTCGTCTCGAGATTGCTATCAAAAGGACATGAGATATATGTTTTTACACGTGGAAATTTACCAGTACCAAAAAATATTACGCACCTAAAAGGAGACAGGTCGAATGATGAGGATCTAAAACAACTATCTGATCATTCCTTTGATCTTATTGTTGATAGCTCTGGACGTAAATTGGAGGATACGAAAAGACTTCTTAAATTTTCAGGTCTTCCTGGTTATAGATTTATATATATAAGTTCTGCCGGCGTATATGAAAATACACAATTATTTCCTGTTAGTGAAGATAGTCCAATAGATCTTGAAAGCCGTCATATAGGTAAAGCAAAAACTGAGTCTTGGCTTAAGGCCGAAGGCATTCCTTTTACGAGTTTTCGTCCTACATATATTTATGGCCCAGGAAACTATAATCCTATTGAAAAATGGTTTTTTGATCGTATAACTAATGGCCGATCTATTCCTGTTCCTCTTGATGGTCAAACCATCACGCAATTAGGACATGTTTCTGATTTGGCAGAGGCTATTTCAAAATCTCTTGAAACAGATAATGCAATTAATCAAATTTACAATTGTTCAGGTAGCAAAGCCGTAACATTTAAAGGTTTAATTGAAACAGCAATTATAGCAACTGGAAATAAAGTCATTGATTTTGATTTACGTTCTTTTGATCCTTCAAAACTTGATCCTAAGGCAAGAAAACTTTTCCCTTTAAGGTTAACTAATTTCTTTACTGACACCTCAAAAATAAAAAAAGATTTATCTTGGGAACCTAAATTCGATTTGTTAGAGGGGTTAATTGATAGCTATAAGAATGATTATCTATTAGCTAAGCATGAACAAGTTGATTTTAACTCTGATGATATTCTTTTTGATTGAATACATATTTTATAGCAGAACTTAAAGTAAGAAAAAATGCTATCCAGAATGAGAAATAACCTATTTTATTAATAATATAAATGGTATGAATTGTACCCCAACCTTTAGGCCATAATAATAGAATTATACTGATAAATTGAAAAGTAGTTTTATATTTACCTTGAGTTGAAGCTGGACCACCTGAGGTTTTATCAGAACGCCAACTAGTTACTAATAGTTCTCTCGATATTATTAGCCAGATAGACCATAAGGGTACTAGATTCTCATGAATCAACCAAATCATTGGACCAATAAGTAGTATCTTATCTGCTAGAGGATCTAATTTCGCTCCAAAAACGGAGTTATGATCATATTTACGTGCAAAATAACCATCCAGAAAATCAGTAAGACCAGCTATTAGTATTAGAAAAATAAAAATTTCATTATTACCATTCCTCAGAGAAATAATTATTGGTAATCCAAGTAATATCCTTGAAATTGTCAGTCCATTTATAATCCTAGGCCAACTAGTTGATTTTTTTGAATTGATACTTTTTTTGTTCATTTTATTTTGAGTTTTATGTTGTAAAGTTGTTTAAAATCCTAAAGTTTAGACGATATAGAACCTATTATATTATACTAAAAATTAATAGAGTTAAACCATGACTGCATTTCTGATTTTTATGTTTTTCCTATCATTAGGAGCAATGGCATTTATTGTAAGAAAATTGGATCAAGAATAACTGAGATTTTTAATTGTAAATATAAAAATATGATGTAAAATTGTTTTTATAAATTTTCAATTATTTAGATCTTTTTAATTCATTGAATGAATTGAGTAAATATGATAATTCAACACCATCTTTAATAAGTTCCGTTGGCGATCTTTCTAAAGTTTCATTCAAATGCCCTTTAAATGATAAATCGAATAATTTTGGAAAATAAATTAGAGATAACAAGTTTAAGCGTTACATAAGACTTAATGAGTCTCATATTCATATAAGTGTATCTGATGAAAATTGCATCGTTTTTGGAAGTCATCTTCTTCCTGGATCAATTGTTCTCAAATCATTAGATTTCTTTATTAGAGTAACTCCTGATCTTGTAAAGACATTAATAACAAGCTCAAATAATAAGCCTTCAAGCGTTGATATTTATGTTCTTCCTAATTGTACTTGGTCAAAAAGAGCAATTAAGCTTCTTGAAACAGCTCATATAAATATAATTTTCATGTAATTACAAATGATGATGAATTTAAAAGAATCAGTAATCAAACTTTTATTTCTACTTTTCCACAAATATATATAAACAGTCGATTTATTGGTGGTTATAATGAGCTTTCAAATTTATCTGTTAAAGGTGGTCTGCTTTAACTTATTTATTAATTGTTTATTCTAAATAATTAGGTTAAGGGTTAATTATTAAGTAATTTAAATATTTTAAAACCTTTTTCAATATTTAATAAAATATCAATGAAAGTTTCATTATTAATAAATATTATATATATGTTCAAATAGGATGTTTTTTTTTGCACATATTTATAGATTTATTAATTATTTTTATTAGATTTATTATTTATAGAAAAATATAATTTATGGATAATCTTTTATCTATTAAACCTCTATCTGATGAAGATATCGATTTTGTTACTGAAATATCTAGAAAAGAAGGTTTTGCTCCAGGTGTTGGTGATTTAGGGATATATCAAAATACAGATAGACAAGGACTTTGGGTGGGTTGGTTTAATGACAATCCCATTGGTTGCATAGCAGGTGTTCGTTACAATAAATATTACGGATTTCTTGGATTGTTTTTAGTAATTGAGAAGTATAGAGGTAGAGGTTTTGGTCTTCAGCTTTGGAAAAAGGCTTTAAGTCATTTAAGCGATTTACCATGTGTTGGTCTAGAGGCCGCTCCAGAGAGAATTACTGATTACTCAAAATGGGGCTTTACGATTTCTTCGAAAACAACTAGATGGCAATGGTTGGGTGATGGGAAATTACTTGAGGAAAACTCTAAGAATGATGATTTAGATGATTTCAGATTTGTTGAAGGCTCCTCAATACCTCAAGATGCAGTAAAAAGATTTGATGAAAAGAGAGAAACAACGCCTAGACCTCATTTTTTATCTGATTGGCTGAATCATCCAGCTGGAAAGGTAATCGCAGTTATTGATAATGAAAACCGATGTCATGGCTTTGGGCGAATAAGACCATGTCTTTTACAAAACGGAGATGGATGGAGAATTGGTCCTTTAATGGCTGATACTCAAAAGCTTTTAACAATTTTGTTGAAGAAATTAATTGAGAGCCATCCTGGATTGATAATTATTGATGCTCCTGGTCTCAATAAGACGGCTTCTGAAGTTTTTACAAATCTAGGTTTCAAATCTGAATCTGAAACTTTCAGGATGTATCGAGGTTCACAACCACCGGTTTCTATGAATGATGTATATGGTTTGGCTTGCTTAGAGTTGGGTTAGGACAATTTTTCTAACCATTGGAATTTGATTTTCCTCTGTGAATTTTTTTTTCTTCATTCAATTGAGTTTCTAATTGATCAATAAGTGCAGTAACTAATGATTGGAATTCTGGTTGGCATCCCCTGAATGCAGCTTTATGTCTTATTGATTCATTCCTTGTTCTTAGATCAGTAAGCATCAGCTGCAACGCGTCAATTTTAGCGTTGGTATTCATAATGTATTTAAGTTTTTATAGTCAGATACTAAACGCCTTTATTGCCTTACTCATATTTGTTTTAGGATTCTCTTCGCTACTAGTAATCTCGACGATTTTTTTGATCGAGTCTTTTGTTTTTAAAGCTTCTATGCAGGCCTTTGCAACAAGTCTTCTCGGGATTGAGCCTTCTTCTTGAGTTTTTTGACCAGAAAACAAAATGTTCTGATTTTTTAAATTAGTTTCATTCTCATTCAATCCTCCAGGACGTATGACTGTCCAATCTAGACCACTTTTTTGCAGTGATTTCTCACCTAATCTTTTCCATATAAGAATGAGACCAAATAAATTTAGAGGGTGTATCAATTTCCCTGCACAAAGTGAACTAACAAGAACAACCCTTTTCAGCTTTTGTCTCTTACAGCTTTCAATTTGTTTTTTGATATTTAAATAATCAACTTTAGCTGGACCAGTTAAATCGATAGATGGCCTCGCACCTGTTGCTATAACTAGGCTCTCACAACCTTGTAATGCATAATCAAGTGTGGTTCCATTAGTGTTTGACAAAACGTATCTTTCACAACTTTTTATCGATTCAGGAATTTCAGACTGTGATCTAACTATTAATCTCACCTCATATCCAGCTGATATTGCTTCTTCTGCGACTCGAAAACCCGTTTTCCCCGAAGCTCCTGTTATCGCTAATTTCATTAGATTAATGTTCCTTTTATATGTTTCTAGCAAGAAATAGTCCTTTTTGTTGAGATAATAAAATTATTAGATAATTATTACGCCCTTTTACAAATTATTGGTTTATTTCTATTAGGATAAAGTTCCTTGCACAAGTTACAAATTGTACCGTTACATCCTCTTGCTGAGCAATATTCTCTTCCGTAAAAGATAATTTGTAGATGTAATTTATTCCATAGATTTTTTGGAAATAATCTTTTTAGATCTTTTTCCGTTTGGATAACATTTTTACCTGAAGTTAGTCCCCATCTCTGAGATAATCTATGTATATGGGTATCAACAGGAAATGAAGGGACACCAAATACTTGAGACATAACAACACTTGCTGTCTTGTGACCAACACCTGGAAGCGACTCAAGCTCCTGAAATGAATTTGGAATTATATTGTTGAATTTTTCATGAATAATCTTTGAAAGGTTATAAGTATTTTTTGCTTTAGTTTTTGCAAGTCCAAGTTGTTTTATGTAATTATATATTCTCTGCTCACCTAATTTATACATTTTCTCAGCTGAGGGGGCAACGCTGAAAAGTTCTTTAGTTAATTCATTGACTTTCTTATCCGTTGATTGTGCACTTAACACAACTGCTACTAGTAGTGTGAAACCATTTTTATGATCTAAGGGTATCGGTGTCTCAGGATATATTTCTTCAAGTCTCTTAATTATTATTTTCACCCTTTCATTCTTTTTCATCGGAGTATAAACTTTTTTGTTTATAAATTTAACTAATTAAATGCCTTTAAATTTAAGTCAGAGTTTCAAGCAAAAACTAGTTGTATCATTTTATACACATCCCTGTAGTTTTTGCGTATACATTTTTCCTTTTGTGGTTAGTTTGTTTTTAATGGAATCTCAATGAATAGAATAAACAAAAA
This is a stretch of genomic DNA from Prochlorococcus marinus str. MIT 0912. It encodes these proteins:
- the hisA gene encoding 1-(5-phosphoribosyl)-5-[(5-phosphoribosylamino)methylideneamino]imidazole-4-carboxamide isomerase, yielding MEIIPAIDLLNGKCVRLNQGNYNEVTKFNSDPIKQAQTWESQGAKRIHLVDLDGAKTGEPINDLTIKEIKKSITIPIQLGGGIRSIDRAKELFGIGIDRIILGTIAIENPELVKDLSREYPKRIAVGIDAKEGMVATRGWLKQSKISSVELAKQLNDLELAAIISTDIATDGTLKGPNVQALREIAEISINPVIASGGIGSIADLISLADFENEGIKGIIVGRALYDGSIDLKEAILTLKNLLIQDSFNEKDKFHV
- a CDS encoding NAD-dependent epimerase/dehydratase family protein encodes the protein MKVLFYGGTRFVGKALVSRLLSKGHEIYVFTRGNLPVPKNITHLKGDRSNDEDLKQLSDHSFDLIVDSSGRKLEDTKRLLKFSGLPGYRFIYISSAGVYENTQLFPVSEDSPIDLESRHIGKAKTESWLKAEGIPFTSFRPTYIYGPGNYNPIEKWFFDRITNGRSIPVPLDGQTITQLGHVSDLAEAISKSLETDNAINQIYNCSGSKAVTFKGLIETAIIATGNKVIDFDLRSFDPSKLDPKARKLFPLRLTNFFTDTSKIKKDLSWEPKFDLLEGLIDSYKNDYLLAKHEQVDFNSDDILFD
- the pgsA gene encoding CDP-diacylglycerol--glycerol-3-phosphate 3-phosphatidyltransferase, whose amino-acid sequence is MNKKSINSKKSTSWPRIINGLTISRILLGLPIIISLRNGNNEIFIFLILIAGLTDFLDGYFARKYDHNSVFGAKLDPLADKILLIGPMIWLIHENLVPLWSIWLIISRELLVTSWRSDKTSGGPASTQGKYKTTFQFISIILLLWPKGWGTIHTIYIINKIGYFSFWIAFFLTLSSAIKYVFNQKEYHQS
- a CDS encoding GNAT family N-acetyltransferase gives rise to the protein MDNLLSIKPLSDEDIDFVTEISRKEGFAPGVGDLGIYQNTDRQGLWVGWFNDNPIGCIAGVRYNKYYGFLGLFLVIEKYRGRGFGLQLWKKALSHLSDLPCVGLEAAPERITDYSKWGFTISSKTTRWQWLGDGKLLEENSKNDDLDDFRFVEGSSIPQDAVKRFDEKRETTPRPHFLSDWLNHPAGKVIAVIDNENRCHGFGRIRPCLLQNGDGWRIGPLMADTQKLLTILLKKLIESHPGLIIIDAPGLNKTASEVFTNLGFKSESETFRMYRGSQPPVSMNDVYGLACLELG
- a CDS encoding SDR family oxidoreductase, whose amino-acid sequence is MKLAITGASGKTGFRVAEEAISAGYEVRLIVRSQSEIPESIKSCERYVLSNTNGTTLDYALQGCESLVIATGARPSIDLTGPAKVDYLNIKKQIESCKRQKLKRVVLVSSLCAGKLIHPLNLFGLILIWKRLGEKSLQKSGLDWTVIRPGGLNENETNLKNQNILFSGQKTQEEGSIPRRLVAKACIEALKTKDSIKKIVEITSSEENPKTNMSKAIKAFSI
- the nth gene encoding endonuclease III: MKKNERVKIIIKRLEEIYPETPIPLDHKNGFTLLVAVVLSAQSTDKKVNELTKELFSVAPSAEKMYKLGEQRIYNYIKQLGLAKTKAKNTYNLSKIIHEKFNNIIPNSFQELESLPGVGHKTASVVMSQVFGVPSFPVDTHIHRLSQRWGLTSGKNVIQTEKDLKRLFPKNLWNKLHLQIIFYGREYCSARGCNGTICNLCKELYPNRNKPIICKRA